The Papaver somniferum cultivar HN1 chromosome 3, ASM357369v1, whole genome shotgun sequence genome includes a region encoding these proteins:
- the LOC113358166 gene encoding phospholipase A1 PLIP2, chloroplastic-like, whose amino-acid sequence MEGLCFKPGMIHGIHSFGGVGSVENRTHAAHISALGRSSSSSTSSISSDSTTTNGFLFTKPLKSLWTRERGGNENGADHENLDDKNGVNLIREEEAEEEIEGENEPIRTEEQRGNWVLKILQIRSLWRSKTEKEYKKDEDLSINDEEIGDCPCSEDERSEIGQGSSDEIVEFDRDSFSKLLRKVTLSEAKLYAQMSYLGKLAYSIPKIKPENLLRRQGLRFVTSSVEIKANSIEAIGKPNPVDVQDAEQTIENKVKEEEDENQKSGYRVSPSIAYHIAASAASYLQSRIPFKSSKSETKEEQSEGSNETDEEAELTSAEVASFVATTNSLTAVVAAKEEMKQAVAKDLSSLHTSPCEWFVCDDDQSGTRFFVIQGSESLASWQANLLFEPVQFEGLDVLVHRGIYEAAKGIYEQMLPEVRAHLKTCGDSATFRFTGHSLGGSLSLLINIMLLLRGEVPLSSLLPVITFGAPSIMCGGDQLLRRLGLPRSHLQAITLHRDIVPRAFSCSYPDHVVKLLKAVNRNFRNHPCLTNQKLLYAPMGEILILQPDEKHSPHHHLLPSGSGLYLLSCPLLDSKDSEKQLQAAKNVFINSPHPLEILSDRSAYGSDGAIYRDHDMNSYLGSVRNVIRQELNQLRKSRRERRRQSWWTLIAPSGNHEGIFESGEVAQSNFSNHQVRFSVIFRTGRESLKRLSRFVASQNIHLLVVLLFPARLLTYAVVYFC is encoded by the exons atggAGGGTCTCTGTTTCAAACCAGGGATGATTCATGGAATCCATTCCTTCGGTGGTGTAGGAAGTGTAGAGAATCGAACGCATGCGGCGCACATTAGTGCATTAGGccgttcatcctcttcttctacttcttcgatTTCTTCTGATTCTACGACCACTAATGGGTTTCTATTTACAAAACCCTTGAAGTCTTTATGGACCAGAGAAAGAGGAGGGAATGAAAACGGAGCTGATCATGAAAACCTGGATGATAAAAATGGAGTTAATTTGATTagagaagaagaagcagaagaagaaattgaaggggAAAACGAACCAATACGTACAGAGGAGCAACGTGGAAACTGGGTTTTAAAGATTTTACAAATTAGGTCTTTATGGAGATCTAAAACTGAAAAGGAGTACAAAAAGGATGAAGATTTATCTATAAATGATGAAGAAATTGGGGATTGTCCTTGTTCTGAAGACGAAAGATCTGAAATTGGTCAAGGAAGTAGTGATGAAATTGTTGAGTTTGATAGGGATTCCTTCTCGAAATTGCTAAGGAAAGTTACATTATCTGAAGCTAAATTATACGCTCAGATGTCCTATTTGGGGAAATTAGCGTATTCTATACCTAAAATTAAG CCAGAGAATCTCTTGAGACGACAAGGATTGCGTTTCGTTACTTCTTCAGTAGAGATTAAAGCAAATTCTATTGAAGCTATTGGAAAGCCAAATCCAGTGGATGTTCAAGATGCAGAACAGACAATAGAAAATAAGGtaaaggaggaggaggatgaaaaTCAGAAGAGTGGCTACAGGGTAAGCCCATCTATTGCTTATCATATTGCTGCTTCTGCTGCTTCCTATCTGCAATCTCGTATTCCGTTTAAATCCTCTAAATCGGAGACAAAGGAGGAGCAATCTGAAGGAAGCAATGAAACTGACGAAGAAGCTGAATTAACAAGTGCAGAAGTTGCTTCTTTTGTAGCCACGACTAATTCTTTGACAGCAGTAGTTGCTGCGAAAGAGGAAATGAAACAAGCTGTAGCAAAGGACTTGAGTTCACTACATACATCACCATGCGAATGGTTCGTATGTGACGACGATCAGAGTGGGACAAGATTTTTCGTAATTCAG GGTTCCGAGTCCCTGGCTTCTTGGCAAGCAAATCTACTATTTGAGCCTGTTCAGTTTGAG GGATTAGATGTATTAGTGCATAGAGGTATCTATGAGGCTGCAAAAGGGATCTATGAGCAGATGTTGCCAGAAGTCCGTGCCCATCTGAAGACTTGTGGTGACTCTGCAACTTTTCGTTTCACTGGTCACTCTCTTGGGGGAAGCTTGTCGCTGCTTATAAATATCATGTTACTGTTACGTGGTGAAGTGCCGCTTTCATCTTTACTTCCTGTTATAACCTTTGGTGCACCATCAATTATGTGTGGAGGTGACCAGCTTCTCCGTAGGTTGGGATTGCCTCGGAGTCATCTCCAAGCCATTACCTTACACAGAGACATAGTACCGCGAGCCTTCTCATGCAGTTACCCTGATCATGTGGTTAAGCTTCTCAAAGCTGTCAATCGCAACTTTCGAAATCATCCCTGTCTCACGAACCAG AAATTACTATATGCGCCAATGGGTGAGATATTAATCCTACAACCAGATGAGAAACACTCCCCacaccatcatcttctcccaTCTGGGAGCGGCTTATACCTTTTGAGCTGTCCCTTATTAGATTCTAAAGATTCAGAAAAGCAACTCCAGGCAGCAAAAAACGTATTCATAAATTCGCCGCATCCACTTGAGATCCTCAGTGATCGATCTGCATATGGTTCTGACGGTGCTATTTACAGAGACCATGACATGAACTCCTACCTAGGGTCAGTGCGCAATGTAATTCGACAAGAACTAAACCAATTAAGAAAATCCAGGAGGGAGCGCCGTCGCCAATCTTGGTGGACACTGATTGCACCATCAGGTAACCACGAAGGAATCTTTGAGAGTGGAGAGGTGGCACAGAGCAATTTCTCTAATCACCAAGTACGGTTTTCAGTCATCTTCAGAACTGGAAGAGAGTCATTGAAAAGGCTAAGTAGATTTGTTGCATCACAAAACATACACCTGCTTGTCGTGCTCTTATTCCCTGCTCGTTTATTGACTTATGCCGTTGTATATTTCTGCTGA
- the LOC113361931 gene encoding uncharacterized protein LOC113361931 — protein MAFFKPFCVLIVISLCFVTCKSDYYDQDAGDQSRVIDRALVCFNDNFIFSSCAANNRLTQTGLINVPPEQTDGYCNGPCLAETKLVLNCIDNMLSNFLFYNKATVRDIRSSLRTGCGFSNERGNFNVARGLGYWNHASSRISLLNHPMYLLMYVVILGVVYL, from the exons ATGGCTTTCTTTAAACCTTTCTGTGTACTAATTGTGATTTCTTTGTGTTTTGTCACCTGCAAATCAG ATTATTATGATCAAGATGCGGGAGATCAGTCTCGGGTGATAGACAGAGCATTGGTTTGTTTCAATGATAACTTT ATTTTCAGCAGTTGTGCGGCGAATAACAGATTGACCCAGACGGGACTTATCAACGTTCCACCTGAACAAACCGATGGCTACTGTAACGGACCATGCCTAGCAGAGACGAAATTGGttcttaattgcattgataataTGTTGTCAAATTTCTTGTTTTACAACAAAGCCACGGTAAGAGATATAAGATCTAGTCTTAGAACTGGATGTGGATTTTCCAATGAAAGAG GGAATTTCAATGTAGCACGGGGACTTGGATATTGGAACCATGCAAGCAGCCGAATTTCATTGCTCAATCATCCCATGTATCTGTTAATGTACGTAGTAATATTAGGGGTTGTTTACTTATGA